The Methylomagnum ishizawai genome has a window encoding:
- the pyk gene encoding pyruvate kinase has product MNPKLTKILATLSHHHCQPGFLAALHAAGMDAVRLNTAHIAPDDALGVVRNIRAVSDRIAILIDTKGPEVRTRDIAAPIPVEAGETVRIVRAAPVGKAFCVSYPGFIDEVPVGAAILIEDGTLELAVVAKEADALVCQAVNPGRIAARKNVNVPSVRLDLPALSGRDAEFIHFAAENGVDYIAHSFVRGAADIKAVQDILDTHHSPVQIVAKIENKEGIDHLDEILEACAGVMIARGDLGVEVPFEQLPTLQKRIIQAAARKAKLVITATQMLHSMIENPRPTRAEVSDVANAVFDGTDAVMLSGETANGKYPLEAVATMARIAREAEKQRPRGWDIEADATSSPVRAYFAHAAAHACREVPARAIIADSETGRIARLVSAYRPGIPIYVKSPRLRTVRELALRYGVYAQLQAPQANTDQLVYSSVSSLLADGSIGPEDVVVVVGGTPGLSGSTNFLAVNVAGHCVEGGPPPV; this is encoded by the coding sequence ATGAATCCCAAACTCACCAAAATCCTCGCGACCCTGTCGCACCATCATTGCCAACCCGGATTCCTGGCCGCGTTGCACGCGGCGGGCATGGACGCCGTCAGGCTCAACACCGCCCATATCGCGCCCGACGACGCCCTGGGCGTGGTCCGCAATATCCGCGCCGTGTCCGACCGTATCGCCATCCTGATCGACACCAAGGGGCCGGAAGTCCGCACCCGCGACATCGCCGCGCCGATCCCGGTCGAGGCGGGCGAAACCGTCCGCATCGTCCGCGCCGCTCCGGTGGGCAAGGCGTTCTGCGTGTCCTATCCCGGCTTCATCGACGAGGTGCCGGTCGGCGCGGCGATCCTGATCGAGGACGGCACGCTGGAACTGGCCGTGGTCGCCAAGGAAGCCGACGCCCTGGTCTGCCAAGCGGTGAATCCGGGCCGGATCGCCGCCCGCAAGAATGTCAATGTGCCCTCGGTGCGGCTGGACCTGCCCGCGCTCTCGGGCCGCGACGCCGAATTCATCCATTTCGCGGCGGAGAACGGGGTGGACTATATCGCCCATTCCTTCGTGCGCGGGGCCGCCGATATCAAAGCGGTGCAGGATATCCTCGACACCCACCACAGCCCGGTCCAAATCGTCGCCAAGATCGAGAACAAGGAGGGTATCGACCATCTCGACGAGATTTTGGAAGCCTGTGCCGGGGTGATGATCGCCAGGGGCGACCTGGGCGTGGAAGTGCCGTTCGAGCAATTGCCGACCTTGCAGAAGCGCATCATCCAGGCCGCCGCCCGCAAGGCCAAGCTGGTCATCACCGCGACCCAGATGCTGCATTCGATGATCGAGAACCCGCGCCCGACCCGCGCCGAAGTGTCCGATGTCGCCAACGCGGTGTTCGACGGCACCGACGCGGTGATGCTCTCGGGCGAGACAGCCAATGGCAAATATCCGCTGGAGGCGGTCGCGACCATGGCCCGCATCGCCCGCGAGGCCGAGAAGCAGCGCCCCAGGGGCTGGGATATCGAGGCCGACGCCACCTCCAGCCCGGTGCGGGCCTATTTCGCCCACGCGGCGGCCCATGCCTGCCGCGAAGTCCCGGCCCGCGCCATCATCGCCGACTCGGAAACGGGCCGCATCGCCCGGCTGGTGTCGGCCTACCGGCCCGGCATCCCCATCTATGTGAAAAGCCCGAGGCTGCGCACGGTGCGGGAACTGGCCCTGCGTTACGGCGTCTACGCCCAACTCCAAGCGCCCCAGGCCAATACCGACCAACTCGTCTATAGTTCTGTCAGTTCGCTGCTGGCCGATGGCTCCATCGGCCCGGAGGATGTGGTGGTCGTGGTCGGCGGCACGCCGGGGTTGAGCGGTTCGACCAATTTCCTCGCGGTCAACGTGGCCGGGCATTGTGTCGAGGGCGGTCCGCCCCCGGTCTGA
- a CDS encoding antibiotic biosynthesis monooxygenase, translating into MHVTLVHVHVKPECVDAFIAATHANHAASVLEPGNRRFDVLRDPERPGHFILYEAYASAEDAAAHKQTPHYATWRDSVAEMMAEPRRGVPMLGLYPED; encoded by the coding sequence ATGCACGTCACCCTGGTCCATGTCCATGTCAAGCCCGAATGCGTGGACGCCTTCATCGCAGCCACCCACGCCAACCACGCCGCCTCGGTGCTGGAACCCGGCAACCGCCGTTTCGACGTGCTGCGCGACCCGGAGCGGCCCGGCCATTTCATCCTCTACGAAGCCTATGCGTCCGCCGAAGACGCCGCCGCCCACAAGCAAACGCCGCATTACGCCACCTGGCGCGACAGCGTCGCCGAGATGATGGCCGAACCGCGCCGGGGCGTGCCCATGCTCGGCCTGTACCCGGAGGACTGA
- a CDS encoding iron-containing alcohol dehydrogenase has translation MTPFSLGRLPRIEFGAGSLARLPAIAARYGRRWLIVTGNRSFRESPQAGPLFAALKAQGCAWEGVMVAGEPSPELVDGAVRAWRDAGIEGVIGIGGGSVLDAAKAIAGLLRPGNSVMDHLEGVGPELPYAGPATPFLAVPTTAGTGSEATKNAVLSRHGPDGFKKSFRDDRLMAEYAFVDPDLLAGCPPELIAANGMDALTQLLEAYVSIRANPITDALALRGLRAAREGLLAWYAGGESAAPGREKMALASLLSGICLAQAGLGSVHGLAQPLGSLFPIPHGVVCGTLVAAATRCNIGTMQARDPQNPALAKYAEVGRLFAKNAGLDEADALALLVATLEDWTRAMRLPGLSALGVAESDVPRIVAHSRGSSMKTNPIVLTDDEIAGIVQARLA, from the coding sequence ATGACGCCCTTCAGCCTAGGCCGCTTGCCCCGCATCGAATTCGGCGCGGGCAGCCTCGCCCGGCTCCCGGCCATCGCGGCCCGTTACGGACGGCGCTGGTTGATCGTGACCGGGAACCGCTCGTTCCGGGAATCGCCCCAGGCCGGACCCTTGTTCGCGGCGCTCAAGGCGCAAGGCTGCGCCTGGGAAGGCGTGATGGTGGCGGGCGAACCCTCGCCGGAATTGGTGGACGGGGCGGTACGGGCGTGGCGCGATGCCGGGATCGAGGGCGTGATCGGCATCGGTGGCGGCAGCGTGCTGGACGCGGCCAAGGCCATCGCCGGTTTGCTGCGTCCCGGCAATTCGGTCATGGACCACCTGGAAGGCGTGGGCCCGGAACTGCCCTACGCCGGACCCGCCACCCCGTTCCTGGCCGTGCCCACCACGGCGGGCACCGGCTCCGAGGCCACCAAGAACGCCGTGCTATCGCGCCATGGGCCGGACGGTTTCAAGAAATCCTTCCGCGACGACCGGCTGATGGCCGAATACGCCTTCGTCGATCCCGACCTGCTGGCGGGCTGCCCGCCGGAGCTGATCGCCGCCAACGGCATGGACGCCCTCACCCAGTTGTTGGAAGCCTATGTCTCGATCCGCGCCAATCCCATCACCGACGCCCTGGCCTTGCGGGGTTTGCGGGCGGCGCGGGAAGGCTTGCTGGCTTGGTATGCGGGCGGGGAATCCGCCGCGCCGGGGCGGGAAAAGATGGCGCTGGCCTCGCTGCTGTCCGGCATTTGCCTGGCCCAGGCCGGGCTGGGTTCGGTGCATGGCTTGGCCCAGCCCTTGGGCTCCTTGTTCCCGATCCCGCACGGAGTCGTATGCGGCACCCTGGTGGCGGCGGCGACCCGCTGCAATATCGGGACGATGCAGGCCCGCGATCCCCAAAATCCCGCCCTGGCGAAATATGCCGAGGTAGGCCGCTTGTTCGCCAAGAACGCGGGCTTGGACGAAGCGGACGCCTTGGCCCTGTTGGTGGCAACCCTGGAGGACTGGACCCGCGCCATGCGGCTGCCGGGGTTGTCGGCGCTGGGCGTGGCCGAATCCGATGTGCCGCGCATCGTCGCCCATAGCCGGGGTTCCAGCATGAAGACCAATCCCATCGTGCTGACCGACGACGAGATCGCGGGCATCGTGCAAGCGCGGTTGGCCTGA
- the hypF gene encoding carbamoyltransferase HypF, protein MTGILAQRILVTGRVQGVGFRPFVSRIAQEYGLAGWVLNRGGRVDIRVEGSAPALEAFGRALIERAPPLARPDPPRVTVVEPQGLQGFAIQHSATDPRADVHLPPDYFVCDDCLAEMRDPAQRRYRYPFINCTQCGPRYTLIERLPYDRPHTALAGFPLCPDCLAEYSDPADRRYHAQPLACARCGPGLVFRQPGQGDSVGDEAALAACLGALRAGLIVAVKGVGGYHLLCDALDPGPVLRLRERKHRPHKPLAVLLPWQGGDGLDWARRVAEPTAEEREALRSPLRPIVLVRKRMDSPLAGAVAPGLDEVGLMLPYSPLHHLLAEGYGAPLVATSANLSGEPVLTEAAEVEARLGRVADAFLHHNRPILRPADDSVFRRVAGRVRPIRCGRGLAPQEIALPFRLERPLLAVGADLKNTVALAFDDRVVVSPHIGDLGTVRSAEVFGRVVADLSALYGVEPALIVHDAHPGYRSARWAQARNLPCWPVFHHHAHASALAGECGWLDGPSLVFAWDGTGYGEDGTVWGGEALLGAPGAWRRVGSLRRFRLPGGDKASREAWRCALALCWETGRDWPERPKDSGLLRQAWERGLNCPSASSAGRLFDAAAALIGVALESSYEGHAAMRLETLARPGAEPMPLALARNAGGVWISDWAGWLPMLMDTGLAPAERASIFHASLARLIAGQAEALRAEHGVDRVGLSGGVFQNRLLTELAVAELTGRGFVVGLHRDIPAGDGGISYGQVIEVGRRASSPRSPDS, encoded by the coding sequence TTGACCGGAATCCTGGCCCAGCGCATCTTGGTCACGGGCCGCGTGCAAGGTGTCGGCTTCCGGCCTTTCGTCAGCCGCATCGCCCAGGAATACGGGCTGGCCGGTTGGGTGTTGAACCGGGGCGGGCGGGTGGATATCCGGGTCGAGGGGTCCGCCCCTGCCTTGGAAGCCTTCGGGCGGGCCTTGATCGAACGCGCCCCGCCCCTGGCCCGGCCCGATCCGCCCCGCGTGACCGTGGTGGAACCCCAAGGTCTACAGGGTTTCGCCATCCAACACAGCGCGACCGATCCCCGCGCCGATGTCCATCTCCCGCCCGATTATTTCGTCTGCGACGATTGCCTGGCCGAAATGCGCGACCCGGCCCAGCGCCGCTACCGCTATCCCTTCATCAACTGCACCCAGTGCGGTCCCCGCTACACCCTCATCGAACGCTTGCCCTACGACCGGCCCCATACCGCCCTGGCCGGTTTCCCGCTGTGCCCGGATTGCCTGGCCGAATACAGCGACCCCGCCGACCGCCGCTACCATGCCCAGCCCTTGGCCTGCGCCCGCTGCGGCCCCGGCTTGGTTTTCCGCCAACCCGGCCAGGGCGATAGCGTGGGCGACGAAGCGGCGCTCGCGGCCTGCCTCGGCGCGTTGCGGGCCGGATTGATCGTGGCGGTGAAGGGGGTGGGCGGTTATCACTTGCTGTGCGACGCATTGGACCCCGGCCCGGTCCTGCGGCTGCGGGAGCGCAAGCACCGGCCCCATAAGCCCTTGGCGGTGCTATTGCCCTGGCAGGGCGGGGATGGCCTGGATTGGGCGCGGCGGGTGGCCGAGCCGACCGCCGAAGAACGGGAGGCGCTGCGCTCGCCCCTGCGCCCCATCGTGCTGGTGCGGAAGCGCATGGATTCGCCCCTGGCCGGAGCCGTGGCTCCCGGACTCGACGAAGTCGGCCTGATGCTGCCCTACAGTCCGTTGCATCATCTGCTGGCGGAAGGCTACGGCGCTCCCTTGGTGGCGACTTCGGCCAATTTGAGCGGCGAGCCGGTCCTGACCGAGGCCGCAGAAGTGGAAGCCCGCCTGGGCCGGGTGGCCGATGCCTTCCTGCACCACAACCGGCCCATCCTGCGCCCGGCGGACGATTCGGTGTTCCGCCGCGTCGCGGGCCGGGTCCGCCCGATCCGCTGCGGGCGCGGACTGGCCCCGCAGGAAATAGCGTTGCCCTTCCGCTTGGAACGGCCCCTGCTGGCGGTGGGCGCGGACCTCAAGAATACCGTGGCGCTGGCGTTCGATGACCGGGTGGTGGTGTCGCCGCATATTGGCGACCTGGGCACGGTGCGGAGCGCGGAGGTGTTCGGGCGGGTGGTGGCCGATCTGTCCGCGCTCTATGGCGTCGAACCGGCCTTGATCGTCCACGACGCCCATCCGGGTTATCGCTCGGCGCGTTGGGCGCAGGCCAGGAACCTGCCGTGCTGGCCGGTGTTCCATCATCACGCCCATGCCTCCGCCCTGGCCGGGGAATGCGGCTGGCTGGACGGGCCATCCTTGGTGTTCGCCTGGGACGGCACCGGCTACGGCGAGGACGGCACGGTCTGGGGCGGCGAGGCTTTGCTGGGCGCGCCCGGCGCGTGGCGGCGGGTGGGTTCGTTGCGCCGGTTCCGGCTGCCCGGCGGCGACAAAGCCAGCCGCGAAGCCTGGCGCTGCGCCCTGGCCCTGTGCTGGGAAACGGGCCGGGACTGGCCGGAGCGCCCCAAGGATTCCGGCCTATTGCGCCAAGCCTGGGAACGTGGCTTGAACTGCCCGTCGGCGAGTTCGGCGGGCCGTTTGTTCGATGCCGCCGCCGCCTTGATCGGCGTGGCGCTGGAATCCAGCTACGAAGGCCACGCGGCCATGCGCTTGGAAACCCTGGCCCGCCCCGGTGCCGAACCCATGCCCTTGGCTTTGGCGCGGAACGCCGGGGGCGTGTGGATCTCCGATTGGGCGGGTTGGCTACCGATGTTGATGGATACAGGCTTGGCTCCGGCGGAACGGGCTTCGATCTTCCATGCCAGCCTGGCCCGGTTGATCGCCGGGCAGGCGGAAGCCCTCCGGGCCGAGCATGGCGTGGACCGGGTGGGGCTCTCGGGCGGCGTGTTCCAGAACCGGCTGCTGACCGAACTGGCGGTGGCGGAATTGACCGGGCGGGGTTTCGTGGTGGGGCTGCACCGCGACATCCCGGCGGGGGATGGCGGCATCAGTTATGGGCAGGTGATCGAAGTGGGGCGGCGGGCCTCAAGCCCCCGTAGCCCGGATAGTTGA
- the nhaD gene encoding sodium:proton antiporter NhaD codes for MHVHSRRPAPELGAAWAGAALLAGVFLPWPVWPAEAATPVPLDLTRHWVGYASVAIFFLAYALAMLEESTMLRKSKPMLFAASLIWGLIASTYVSQGMGDESGRVFRSSLEGYAELFLFILVSMTYLNAMEQRGVFDNLRIWLLSKGFGYRKLFWITGIQSFLLSSVCNNLTTALLMGAVVMAMAKKNPRFVSVACVNIVVATNAGGSFSPFGDITTLLVWQKGMVPFTHFFDLFIPSVVNFLVPATIMHFWVPKQYPASAGRPRPLQHGAMGIIVLFILTIITAVGFENFLKLPPAAGMLAGLTYLSFYFYYLFKMRAGYKTEHPGESAVLAEERLEIPYDIEENKQRFDVFHNVARLEWDTLLYFYGVMVSVGGLSFIGYLALASDFLYTDLDPIYANILVGIVSAFIDNGTIMYAVLTMNPPISEGQWLLVTLTAGVGGSLLAIGSAAGVGLMGQTKGAYSFMTHLKWTPVIALGYAASIGVHLLLNQDLF; via the coding sequence ATGCACGTCCATTCCCGCCGACCCGCCCCGGAGTTGGGAGCGGCCTGGGCCGGTGCCGCGCTTTTGGCCGGTGTGTTCCTGCCCTGGCCGGTCTGGCCGGCGGAAGCGGCGACCCCGGTCCCGCTCGATCTGACCCGGCATTGGGTGGGTTATGCCTCGGTGGCGATTTTCTTCCTGGCCTATGCGCTGGCGATGCTGGAAGAATCCACCATGCTGCGCAAATCCAAGCCCATGCTGTTCGCCGCCAGTTTGATCTGGGGTTTGATCGCCAGCACCTATGTGTCCCAAGGTATGGGCGATGAATCGGGGCGGGTGTTCCGCTCTTCCTTGGAAGGCTATGCCGAGTTGTTCCTGTTCATCCTGGTGTCGATGACCTATCTGAACGCGATGGAGCAGCGCGGGGTATTCGACAACCTCAGGATTTGGCTGTTGAGCAAGGGCTTCGGCTATCGCAAGCTGTTCTGGATCACCGGCATCCAATCCTTCCTGCTGTCCTCGGTGTGCAACAACCTCACTACCGCCTTGCTGATGGGGGCCGTGGTCATGGCGATGGCAAAGAAGAATCCCCGCTTCGTCTCGGTCGCCTGCGTCAATATCGTGGTTGCCACCAATGCCGGCGGCTCCTTCAGCCCGTTCGGCGATATCACGACTTTGTTGGTGTGGCAGAAGGGCATGGTGCCGTTCACCCATTTCTTCGATCTGTTCATTCCTTCCGTCGTCAATTTCCTGGTGCCCGCCACCATCATGCATTTCTGGGTGCCCAAGCAATATCCGGCCTCGGCCGGCCGGCCCCGGCCTTTGCAACATGGGGCCATGGGCATCATCGTCTTGTTCATCCTGACGATCATCACGGCGGTGGGTTTCGAGAATTTCCTGAAACTGCCGCCCGCCGCCGGGATGTTGGCAGGGCTCACCTATCTGAGTTTTTATTTTTATTACCTGTTCAAAATGCGGGCGGGGTATAAAACCGAGCATCCGGGGGAAAGCGCGGTCCTCGCCGAGGAAAGGCTGGAGATTCCCTATGATATCGAAGAAAACAAACAGCGCTTCGATGTCTTCCATAATGTGGCCCGGCTGGAATGGGATACCTTGCTGTATTTCTATGGGGTGATGGTCAGCGTGGGCGGTTTGAGTTTCATCGGCTATTTGGCCTTGGCCTCGGATTTCCTGTATACCGACCTCGATCCGATCTATGCCAATATCCTGGTCGGCATCGTATCCGCCTTCATCGATAACGGCACCATCATGTATGCCGTGCTGACCATGAATCCGCCGATTTCCGAGGGCCAATGGCTCTTGGTGACGCTGACCGCCGGGGTCGGCGGGAGTTTGTTGGCGATTGGGTCGGCGGCGGGCGTGGGTTTGATGGGGCAGACCAAGGGGGCTTATTCCTTCATGACGCATTTGAAATGGACGCCGGTGATCGCCTTGGGTTATGCCGCCAGTATCGGCGTGCATTTGTTACTCAACCAGGACTTGTTTTGA
- a CDS encoding EAL domain-containing protein yields the protein MKDVRACLRKNSQTLWLAVLLVFVPVLLGGVAYYFLRASARAETQDQLRTVARLKAERIGAWLGESRTQVEILAHGAQFLERLRRYFRNGETDTGDLLERNEYMRGMFGFKSVLLLDGRGRVFLASGDPDPPAAVDRVLAEARTPGVHWYDLALEHDARGAARVEFGLFSRVALDPALPPLVLYARIDARQFLYPLVRYWPTDSPSAETLLVRREGGAVVFLNELRHRPDMALTFRLPWAEAVGERVVAGLALDGRRGILEGVDYRRVPVLAYAQPIAGTPWIMVSKMDRDEAYAMVNRLSLMTAGLGLVFISGVFQAFLLFRRSESRRRDLERQIMANHFDYLSKYANDAILLADADRRIIEVNDRAMQFYGYARQELLGMRIDDLRAEGERPLVEPQWRKLHEAGASVFETVHRRKDGSAFPVESSLRVIERPGLRFYQDIVRDITERRLAQQNIERLNQLYLLLYRANDAIVRARRSGDMLAEVCRVIVETGGFLWVWVGLKEPGSRKLRSAAQAGAPGFPGETAALAQARCWEGQGPPRLALRLGRPYVCNDVAADPSVYAWRDQAGLARILACAAFPIAGPEGHCGVLCVGSDRANAFDHETVNLLTELAASVSQALGRFRIEQQNEASVALLRDREERLSLAMQAGNTALFDFDIAAGESRVSPEYPRMLGYDPASYQESYAGWVERLHPDDLGVVEILHQYLAGGAAGYHVEYRQRTAGGDWHWILAVGKVTEYSPAGKPLRLMGTLTDIHSLKTTEQALRDSTERYGQLFRLIPEPLWVYDCGSLAILEANEAAARRYGYAPEEFARLGLADLWPGAGCDNHRAARARHCRKDGTAVEVEVYSLRMRYGDRDAGLVLAIDIGERLRYEARLRLAAQVIESSNEGIMIADRDNRIVSVNPAFAEATGYSAAEVVGQNPKLLKSGRHDHEFYARLWQTLDSAGAWRGEIWNRHKDGHFFPEWLSISTIRDEQGEVQNYIGIFTDISEHKRNEERIRHLAYYDALTNLPNRAFFRERLAAALAHAEREGEPMAVFVLDLDHFKHINDSLGHLIGDALLQEAARRMRAAVREQDTVARPGGDEFMLILPGTDADGAAHTAQKIVKALSRPMRIEGHELHISGSLGISLYPDNGQAGSDLIGNADVAMYRAKQRGRNAYQFFTEEMQREAVDALTLEQHLRQALGGDELRLHYQPQIDIRDGRVVGCEALLRWAHPEWGEVAPCRFIRVAEESGLIRDLGLWVLRRAARQLKDWADAGHTPLPTSVNVSALQFHHDGHRSAIGEQVARVLAETGIAPEWLELEITETGLMEDHEQTTRSLNQLRDMGVRVAIDDFGIGYSSLNYLKRFPVSRLKIDQSFVRDIAVDPGDEAIIDTIIQLGRNFGLKVIAEGVETGQQLEKLRAKGCDQAQGFYFSRPLPADQLGAWLRGDRAGSA from the coding sequence GAACAGCCAGACGCTGTGGCTGGCTGTCTTGTTGGTGTTCGTCCCGGTCCTGCTCGGTGGCGTCGCCTATTATTTCCTCCGCGCATCGGCCCGCGCCGAGACCCAGGACCAGCTCCGCACCGTGGCCCGGCTCAAGGCCGAGCGCATCGGGGCCTGGCTTGGCGAAAGCCGCACCCAGGTCGAAATCCTGGCCCATGGCGCCCAGTTCCTGGAGCGCCTGCGCCGGTATTTCCGCAACGGCGAGACCGATACCGGGGATTTGCTGGAGCGCAACGAGTACATGCGGGGAATGTTCGGGTTCAAGTCGGTCTTGCTGCTGGACGGGCGGGGCCGGGTGTTCCTGGCGAGCGGCGACCCCGACCCGCCCGCCGCCGTGGACCGCGTCCTGGCCGAAGCGCGGACGCCCGGCGTCCACTGGTACGACCTCGCCTTGGAACACGACGCCCGCGGCGCGGCGCGGGTCGAGTTCGGCCTGTTCAGCCGCGTCGCCCTGGACCCCGCCCTGCCGCCCCTGGTCTTGTACGCCCGGATCGACGCCCGTCAATTCCTCTATCCCCTGGTCCGCTATTGGCCCACCGACAGCCCCAGCGCCGAAACCCTGCTGGTGCGCCGCGAGGGCGGGGCGGTGGTCTTCCTCAACGAACTGCGCCACCGCCCGGATATGGCGCTGACGTTCCGCCTGCCCTGGGCGGAGGCCGTCGGGGAGCGGGTCGTCGCCGGGCTCGCGCTGGATGGGCGGCGGGGCATCCTGGAAGGGGTGGATTACCGCCGGGTTCCTGTCCTGGCCTACGCCCAGCCCATCGCCGGCACGCCCTGGATCATGGTGTCGAAGATGGACCGCGACGAGGCCTACGCCATGGTCAACCGTTTGTCGCTGATGACGGCGGGGTTGGGTTTGGTGTTCATCTCCGGGGTGTTCCAAGCTTTCCTGTTGTTCCGGCGCTCGGAATCGCGCCGGCGCGACCTGGAACGCCAGATCATGGCGAACCATTTCGACTACCTGAGCAAGTATGCCAACGACGCCATCCTCCTGGCCGATGCCGACCGCCGTATCATCGAGGTCAACGACCGGGCCATGCAGTTCTACGGCTATGCCCGGCAAGAATTGCTGGGGATGCGGATCGACGATCTCCGGGCCGAGGGGGAACGCCCGCTGGTCGAGCCGCAATGGCGGAAATTGCACGAAGCGGGGGCGTCGGTGTTCGAGACCGTCCACCGGCGCAAGGATGGCAGCGCCTTCCCGGTGGAAAGCAGCCTGCGGGTGATCGAACGGCCAGGGCTGCGGTTCTACCAGGATATCGTGCGCGACATCACCGAGCGCCGCTTGGCCCAACAGAACATCGAGCGGCTCAACCAACTCTACCTGCTGCTATACCGGGCCAACGACGCCATCGTCCGGGCCCGGCGTTCCGGCGATATGTTGGCCGAGGTGTGCCGGGTGATCGTCGAGACCGGCGGTTTCCTATGGGTCTGGGTCGGTTTGAAGGAACCCGGCTCGCGCAAGCTCCGCTCCGCCGCCCAGGCCGGAGCGCCCGGTTTTCCCGGCGAAACCGCCGCGCTCGCCCAGGCCCGGTGCTGGGAAGGGCAGGGACCGCCCAGATTGGCTTTGCGCCTGGGGCGGCCCTATGTCTGCAACGATGTGGCGGCCGATCCCAGCGTCTACGCTTGGCGCGACCAAGCCGGGCTGGCCCGTATCCTGGCTTGCGCCGCCTTTCCCATCGCCGGGCCGGAAGGCCATTGCGGCGTGCTGTGCGTGGGCAGCGACCGGGCCAACGCCTTCGACCACGAAACCGTGAACCTCCTGACCGAACTGGCCGCCAGCGTGTCCCAGGCCCTGGGCCGGTTCCGGATCGAGCAGCAAAACGAAGCGTCCGTGGCCTTGCTGCGCGACCGCGAGGAGCGGCTGAGCTTGGCGATGCAGGCCGGCAATACCGCGCTGTTCGATTTCGACATCGCGGCCGGCGAAAGCCGGGTGTCGCCGGAATATCCGAGGATGTTGGGCTACGATCCGGCCAGTTACCAGGAAAGCTATGCCGGATGGGTCGAGCGCCTGCACCCCGACGATTTGGGGGTGGTCGAAATCTTGCACCAATACTTGGCGGGCGGGGCGGCCGGCTACCACGTCGAATACCGCCAGCGCACCGCCGGTGGGGATTGGCATTGGATCCTGGCCGTGGGCAAGGTCACGGAATATTCCCCCGCGGGTAAACCCCTGCGCCTGATGGGCACCTTGACCGATATCCATTCCCTTAAAACCACCGAGCAAGCCCTGCGCGACAGCACCGAGCGCTACGGCCAGTTGTTCCGGCTGATCCCGGAACCCTTGTGGGTCTATGACTGCGGGAGCCTCGCCATCCTGGAGGCCAACGAGGCGGCGGCGCGGCGCTATGGCTACGCCCCGGAGGAATTCGCCCGGCTGGGCCTGGCCGACCTGTGGCCTGGGGCCGGTTGCGACAACCATCGGGCGGCGCGGGCGCGGCACTGCCGCAAGGACGGCACGGCGGTCGAGGTCGAGGTGTATTCGCTGCGGATGCGCTATGGCGACCGCGACGCCGGCTTGGTGCTGGCCATCGATATCGGCGAGCGTTTGCGCTACGAGGCCAGGTTGCGGCTGGCGGCCCAGGTTATCGAGAGTAGCAACGAGGGCATCATGATCGCCGACCGCGACAACCGCATCGTCTCGGTCAATCCGGCCTTCGCCGAGGCCACCGGCTACAGCGCCGCCGAGGTCGTCGGCCAGAATCCCAAGCTGCTCAAATCGGGCCGCCACGACCACGAGTTCTACGCCCGGTTGTGGCAAACCCTCGACAGCGCCGGCGCTTGGCGCGGCGAAATCTGGAACCGCCACAAGGACGGCCATTTCTTCCCGGAGTGGCTGTCGATCAGCACCATCCGCGACGAACAGGGCGAGGTCCAGAACTACATCGGCATCTTCACCGATATCAGCGAACACAAGCGCAACGAAGAGCGCATCCGCCACCTGGCCTATTACGACGCCCTCACCAACCTGCCGAACCGGGCCTTTTTCCGCGAGCGCCTCGCCGCCGCCCTGGCCCACGCCGAACGGGAAGGCGAACCCATGGCGGTGTTCGTGCTGGACCTCGACCATTTCAAGCACATCAACGATTCCCTGGGCCATTTGATCGGCGACGCCTTGTTGCAGGAGGCCGCCCGGCGGATGCGGGCGGCGGTCAGGGAACAGGACACCGTGGCCCGGCCCGGCGGCGACGAATTCATGTTGATCCTGCCCGGCACCGATGCCGACGGGGCCGCGCATACGGCGCAGAAGATCGTCAAGGCGCTCAGCCGGCCAATGCGGATCGAGGGCCACGAATTGCACATCAGTGGCAGCCTCGGGATCAGCCTCTACCCGGACAACGGGCAGGCGGGCAGCGATTTGATCGGCAACGCCGACGTGGCGATGTACCGGGCCAAGCAGCGGGGCCGCAATGCCTACCAGTTCTTCACCGAGGAAATGCAGCGCGAGGCGGTCGACGCGCTGACCCTGGAACAGCATCTGCGCCAAGCCCTGGGCGGCGACGAATTGCGCCTGCATTACCAACCCCAGATCGATATCCGCGATGGGCGGGTGGTGGGCTGCGAGGCTTTGCTGCGCTGGGCGCACCCGGAATGGGGCGAGGTCGCGCCGTGCCGCTTCATCCGCGTGGCCGAGGAGAGCGGCTTGATCCGGGATTTGGGGCTGTGGGTCTTGCGCCGCGCCGCCCGCCAGTTGAAGGACTGGGCCGACGCCGGCCATACGCCCTTGCCGACCTCGGTGAATGTCTCGGCCTTGCAGTTCCACCACGATGGCCACCGCAGCGCCATCGGCGAGCAAGTGGCGCGGGTGTTGGCCGAAACCGGCATCGCCCCGGAATGGCTGGAACTGGAAATCACCGAAACCGGGCTGATGGAGGACCACGAACAAACCACCCGCAGCCTCAACCAACTCCGGGACATGGGGGTCCGGGTCGCCATCGACGATTTCGGCATCGGCTATTCCAGCCTCAACTACCTCAAGCGCTTCCCGGTCAGCCGTTTGAAGATCGACCAGTCCTTCGTGCGCGATATCGCCGTGGACCCAGGGGACGAGGCCATCATCGACACCATCATCCAACTGGGGCGGAATTTCGGCCTCAAGGTGATCGCCGAGGGCGTGGAGACCGGCCAGCAATTGGAGAAGCTCCGCGCCAAGGGTTGCGACCAGGCCCAGGGGTTTTATTTCAGCCGGCCCTTGCCCGCCGACCAACTCGGCGCTTGGCTGCGCGGGGACCGGGCCGGGTCGGCTTGA